Proteins from one Myxococcales bacterium genomic window:
- a CDS encoding carboxypeptidase regulatory-like domain-containing protein, with product MKSSGLASLSLLASLTLSSAVLAQQPLPPPPGGQPEPAPAPGPGVPGAPGTEAPPPAAQPGWGAPPAAGAPAGDPNAAGASGNASWSLGGGMQSGGATTGGGSTEMDPETERQWRHTSLMIQNNLKGSTGLLHTSYAGSGAPGSLRVGFITSYFKGSDFLCGGGQCNYNVAANPEGKSDDEVTRIGAHLSMNATLFPFLEAYMGFHASATENDQSRPRLLQVLGDTNLGLKGFLPYSPDSIFSVGGELQLWLLNGTGGVGLDGSGTSYAIRALATADLNNRTNPDDRVPLRFNANVGYLFDNSGELVGDTESARKGQKITRIERYGLDINRVDSFQIGLGLEGMFDYIHPFAEWTIDVPMNRQNYTCNESRKEVGDGCLGNDAGFSSSPSRVTLGARAYPGIDGLSLLAGFDIGTGATSKFIQEVAPESPWTLYLGLGWAADTKKEPPIIKEVQVDKAPMAAPSQDRYILGHVVEKGANTPVANAIIRFDGRAMSGMVSSDDGSFRTINLEPGTYTFTVKADGYRDGQCQATIAMAAPMGYPGAPAMGQPGMGQPGMGQPGMGQPGMGQPGMAPAPAMGQQPVTPMNCELEALPKVGNIVGGLVDGDNQQPIANASVKITDMLNRELELAADGSGAFRFENVPPGAAKITVTAQGYFTSVTELEVKPQEDLKATISLNKRPKAPNVTVAANELKLKKQVHFAHDAATIEPDSAALLEEIADVLKNRAEIAKLEIQGHTDNTGSPVYNQRLSQQRADAVRDNLMKLGVDGGRLEAKGYGQDKPLVPNVSPANRARNRRVQLMITQKSK from the coding sequence ATGAAAAGCTCCGGTCTTGCCTCACTGTCCTTGCTTGCCTCGCTCACTCTGTCGTCAGCGGTGCTCGCGCAGCAGCCGCTGCCGCCTCCACCCGGCGGTCAGCCTGAGCCAGCTCCTGCACCCGGGCCCGGCGTGCCCGGTGCGCCTGGCACCGAGGCTCCCCCACCCGCGGCACAGCCGGGCTGGGGCGCCCCGCCCGCGGCCGGCGCACCCGCCGGCGATCCCAACGCAGCGGGCGCCAGCGGCAACGCCAGCTGGTCGCTCGGCGGCGGCATGCAATCGGGCGGCGCCACGACCGGCGGTGGCAGCACCGAGATGGATCCCGAGACGGAGCGGCAGTGGCGACACACGTCGCTGATGATTCAGAACAACCTCAAGGGGTCGACGGGCCTCTTGCACACGTCGTACGCCGGCTCCGGTGCACCCGGTTCGCTGCGCGTTGGTTTCATCACCAGCTACTTCAAAGGCTCGGACTTCCTGTGCGGTGGCGGCCAGTGCAACTACAACGTCGCCGCCAATCCCGAGGGTAAGAGCGACGACGAGGTCACGCGCATCGGCGCGCACCTGAGCATGAACGCGACCCTGTTCCCGTTCCTGGAGGCCTACATGGGCTTCCACGCATCGGCGACGGAGAACGACCAGAGCCGGCCTCGACTGCTCCAAGTGCTTGGGGACACCAACCTCGGGTTGAAGGGATTTCTACCCTATTCTCCCGACTCCATCTTCTCCGTCGGCGGAGAGCTGCAGCTCTGGCTCTTGAACGGGACCGGCGGTGTTGGGCTCGACGGCTCCGGCACCAGCTACGCAATTCGCGCTCTCGCAACGGCGGATCTGAACAACCGAACCAACCCCGACGACCGCGTACCGCTGCGCTTCAACGCCAACGTGGGTTACCTGTTCGACAACTCCGGCGAGCTGGTCGGCGACACCGAGAGCGCGCGCAAGGGTCAGAAGATTACGCGCATCGAGCGCTACGGTCTGGACATCAACCGCGTCGACAGCTTCCAGATCGGGCTCGGGCTCGAGGGCATGTTCGACTACATCCACCCGTTTGCCGAGTGGACCATCGACGTGCCGATGAACCGGCAGAACTACACCTGCAACGAGAGTCGGAAAGAAGTCGGCGACGGCTGCCTCGGCAACGACGCAGGTTTCTCCTCGTCGCCCTCCCGCGTGACGCTGGGAGCGCGGGCCTATCCGGGAATCGACGGGCTGAGCCTCCTGGCTGGTTTCGATATCGGCACCGGAGCCACGTCCAAGTTCATTCAAGAAGTGGCACCGGAGTCGCCGTGGACGCTCTACCTCGGCCTCGGTTGGGCGGCGGACACCAAGAAGGAGCCGCCGATCATCAAGGAGGTCCAGGTGGACAAGGCGCCAATGGCTGCGCCATCGCAAGACCGCTACATCCTGGGCCACGTGGTCGAGAAGGGCGCGAACACCCCCGTGGCAAACGCCATCATCCGCTTCGACGGGCGCGCCATGAGCGGCATGGTCAGCAGCGACGACGGCAGCTTCCGCACCATCAACCTCGAGCCGGGCACCTACACCTTCACGGTGAAGGCCGACGGGTACCGCGACGGCCAGTGCCAGGCGACGATCGCCATGGCAGCCCCGATGGGTTACCCGGGCGCTCCGGCCATGGGTCAGCCCGGCATGGGTCAGCCCGGCATGGGTCAGCCCGGAATGGGGCAACCCGGCATGGGTCAGCCCGGAATGGCGCCCGCGCCCGCAATGGGCCAGCAACCGGTCACGCCGATGAACTGCGAGCTCGAGGCGCTGCCCAAGGTGGGCAACATCGTCGGCGGACTGGTCGATGGCGACAATCAGCAGCCCATCGCCAACGCGAGCGTGAAGATCACGGACATGCTCAACCGTGAGCTGGAGCTAGCAGCGGACGGCTCCGGCGCCTTCCGCTTCGAGAACGTGCCGCCGGGTGCAGCCAAGATCACGGTCACCGCCCAGGGGTACTTCACCAGCGTGACCGAGCTCGAGGTCAAACCCCAGGAAGACCTGAAGGCGACCATCTCGCTGAACAAACGGCCGAAGGCGCCGAACGTCACGGTCGCAGCCAACGAGCTGAAGCTGAAGAAGCAGGTCCACTTTGCCCACGACGCAGCCACGATTGAGCCGGACTCGGCTGCGCTGCTCGAAGAGATCGCCGACGTGCTCAAGAATCGCGCGGAGATCGCCAAGCTGGAGATCCAGGGGCACACGGACAACACCGGCTCGCCGGTGTACAACCAGCGCCTCAGCCAGCAGCGCGCCGACGCGGTGCGCGACAACCTGATGAAGCTGGGCGTGGACGGAGGCCGGCTCGAGGCCAAGGGATATGGCCAGGACAAACCCCTGGTTCCCAACGTGTCCCCGGCCAATCGCGCACGCAATCGCCGCGTGCAGCTGATGATCACGCAGAAGAGCAAGTGA
- a CDS encoding ABC transporter ATP-binding protein, translated as MLSDVLIGVRNLRKVFRQGLSRRRVEAVKQVSFEVRRGDIFGFLGPNGAGKTTTIKMLAGLITPSSGDAHIFGHAIPSPKAMERVGFMPENPYVYPYLTPIEFVEMCARLSGLTGGAVRDRSQKVLEQVGIWYAADRPVRRLSKGMLQRTGLAAALVADPELLILDEPMSGLDPVGRKEVRDLILEERKAGRTIFFSTHILSDVETLCDHVTILRQGNVVVSGRLSELLKSDVKRTDVVVVGADEAVEAEVRALGHACRRAADRLIIEVEGERRVNDLLRLVLGKDLPVVEVTPRHETLEDLFVREAIDESSAEKHAEPDANSAA; from the coding sequence ATCTTGAGTGACGTACTGATCGGAGTCAGGAACCTTCGGAAGGTCTTCCGCCAGGGCCTCTCGCGCCGGCGCGTCGAGGCCGTGAAGCAGGTCAGCTTCGAGGTTCGGCGCGGCGACATCTTCGGCTTCCTCGGACCGAACGGCGCCGGCAAGACCACCACCATCAAGATGCTGGCCGGCCTCATCACGCCGTCGTCGGGCGATGCGCACATCTTCGGTCACGCGATCCCGAGCCCGAAAGCGATGGAGCGGGTCGGGTTCATGCCGGAAAATCCGTACGTCTACCCGTACCTGACCCCCATCGAGTTCGTCGAGATGTGTGCGCGCCTCTCCGGGCTCACCGGCGGAGCCGTTCGCGACCGCTCGCAGAAGGTCCTCGAACAAGTCGGCATCTGGTACGCGGCGGACCGACCGGTGCGCCGCCTCTCGAAGGGAATGCTCCAGCGCACGGGTCTGGCCGCGGCGTTGGTCGCCGATCCGGAGCTCTTGATCTTGGACGAGCCGATGAGTGGCCTCGACCCAGTTGGCCGCAAGGAGGTTCGCGACCTCATCCTGGAGGAGCGCAAGGCCGGTCGCACGATCTTCTTCTCCACGCACATCTTGAGCGACGTCGAGACGCTGTGTGATCACGTGACGATTCTGCGCCAAGGCAACGTGGTGGTGAGTGGCCGATTGAGTGAGTTGTTGAAGAGTGACGTCAAACGCACCGACGTGGTGGTGGTCGGTGCCGACGAGGCGGTCGAGGCGGAGGTGCGCGCGCTGGGTCACGCCTGCCGCCGCGCTGCAGACCGTTTGATCATCGAGGTGGAAGGGGAGCGGCGGGTGAACGATCTGCTGCGCCTGGTCCTTGGCAAGGACCTGCCCGTGGTGGAGGTGACACCCCGGCACGAGACCTTGGAGGACCTGTTCGTGCGCGAGGCGATCGACGAAAGCAGCGCCGAAAAGCACGCCGAGCCGGACGCAAATTCGGCGGCGTGA
- a CDS encoding oligosaccharide flippase family protein produces MTTETESQAPTPPTDSNAPSQAEVTRAAGRGGLAVASAKIYFILVGLVQQVILPRVLGLDGYGALSSVLSISSIAYNPIVSTSIQGVSRAVAQSPDQEQPQAIRRTLGVHAAFALPLGLGFFLLARPIGEATGAPHLIPALRIVSGVVLLYSLYTPLIGVLNGQKRFVWQAGLDMVYATVRTVALVTGALLLASPFGSKVAGASAGFVGASAVILLVALGLVGIGKAGAGGPSVRQHLAFIAPLLLGQTLLNLLLQADLTLLRAFAAESALAAGLGPEAADPIVGAYRATQLFSFLPYQLLLAVTFILFPMLATAHRDGDRHAVARYVRAGLRLALVLMGLMVSVTSGLAGPLLRVVFPAQAAELGARSMQLLTLGFGAFAIFGILTTVLNSLKREIASMTITLVAFVLVVVLCFARVRGTDFGAELLWRTAFATTSGLVLATLGAGILVLRTAGAVAPIASIVRVVGAMALTITLGRSLPHAGKVVTIGYAAALGVVYVALLLVSRELGKADLTTVKAVLGKRRG; encoded by the coding sequence GTGACGACCGAGACCGAAAGCCAAGCGCCGACTCCGCCCACCGACTCGAATGCCCCGAGCCAGGCGGAGGTCACGCGCGCCGCAGGACGCGGCGGCCTCGCTGTCGCCTCCGCGAAGATCTACTTCATCCTGGTCGGGCTGGTGCAGCAAGTCATTCTGCCGCGGGTGCTCGGCCTCGACGGCTACGGTGCGCTGTCGAGCGTGCTCAGCATCTCGAGCATCGCCTACAACCCCATCGTCTCCACCAGCATCCAAGGTGTGAGTCGCGCCGTCGCGCAGTCACCCGACCAGGAACAGCCCCAGGCCATCCGCCGCACGCTCGGCGTGCACGCCGCTTTTGCGCTGCCGCTCGGTCTCGGATTTTTCCTGCTCGCGCGTCCCATCGGTGAAGCGACCGGAGCACCGCATCTGATCCCGGCCTTGCGCATCGTGAGCGGTGTGGTGCTGCTCTACAGCCTGTACACGCCGCTGATCGGCGTGCTGAATGGTCAGAAGCGCTTCGTATGGCAGGCGGGCCTCGACATGGTCTACGCTACCGTTCGAACCGTGGCCCTCGTCACGGGCGCGCTGCTCCTGGCCTCGCCGTTCGGCAGCAAGGTCGCGGGGGCGAGCGCAGGGTTCGTCGGCGCGTCAGCCGTCATCCTTCTGGTTGCGCTCGGCCTCGTCGGGATTGGCAAGGCGGGTGCTGGCGGTCCCAGTGTCCGCCAGCACCTCGCGTTCATCGCGCCGCTCTTGCTCGGGCAGACGCTCTTGAATCTGCTGTTGCAAGCGGACCTGACCCTGCTCCGGGCGTTCGCCGCCGAATCGGCGCTCGCAGCGGGGCTCGGGCCAGAGGCCGCGGACCCGATCGTGGGTGCCTATCGCGCGACACAGCTCTTCAGCTTCCTGCCGTACCAGCTGCTCCTGGCCGTGACCTTCATTCTATTTCCGATGCTCGCCACGGCGCACCGGGACGGGGATCGCCACGCGGTCGCGCGCTACGTGCGCGCCGGGCTTCGCCTCGCCCTCGTGCTCATGGGCCTGATGGTGAGTGTGACGTCGGGGCTGGCGGGACCGCTGCTGCGCGTGGTGTTCCCGGCTCAGGCCGCCGAGCTCGGCGCGCGTTCGATGCAGCTGTTGACGCTGGGGTTCGGCGCGTTCGCGATCTTCGGCATCTTGACCACGGTACTGAACAGCTTGAAACGCGAGATCGCCAGCATGACCATCACGCTGGTTGCGTTCGTGCTGGTGGTCGTCCTGTGTTTCGCCCGGGTGCGCGGCACGGACTTCGGCGCCGAGCTGCTCTGGCGCACCGCGTTCGCAACGACCAGCGGGCTGGTGCTCGCGACGTTGGGCGCCGGCATCCTGGTCCTGCGCACGGCGGGTGCCGTGGCTCCCATCGCCTCGATCGTGCGGGTGGTCGGTGCGATGGCGCTGACGATCACGCTGGGGCGCTCTCTCCCGCACGCCGGCAAGGTCGTGACGATCGGCTACGCGGCCGCGCTGGGTGTCGTGTACGTCGCGCTGCTGCTCGTCAGCCGCGAGCTGGGCAAGGCGGATCTAACCACGGTCAAGGCCGTGCTCGGGAAACGACGCGGCTGA